From the genome of Monomorium pharaonis isolate MP-MQ-018 chromosome 1, ASM1337386v2, whole genome shotgun sequence:
CTCTTTAGCCCATTGTAAATTATCCGTTACAACGAGCGCGTTTACATTGGAAGTCCTTAGTTCCAGATTTATCATAGCGGCTTCGACTTCGCACAGCAACTGCAATCATATAAACGAGAAGTGTTACTTTTACACGTTTGCACTTTCACTCGCGGAAGATTGATATTGCTCGCTATATACGCCTAATAAGTTTTATGGCAACTTGACCCAAGATTAgttaaagtaataaagtaTTCATAGTTTCATATCTCACGCTTGTTGAacgattaatttgatttacgaGCAGTTCTGACACgtgatatacaatttttaattattattgatattgatatagATCTTGATCTTGATAGAAGCAAGCAGCTTACCCTAAGAACCTGGTTATGCGCTTTGTCGATGATCTTAGTTCGCCTCTTAAAAATACCGCGCGTGACGTCGATGCTGGAGTTGAGATGAAATTCTCTAAGATAATGAAATGTAATCGAAAACCTTTGAAGTGCTTCATATAAGTATGGAAGGGCACGCTCGGCTTTTTTGCCCTTTTCCGAACACCAGAGTTCCCTGTGGTACCACTCGGGTTGTCTTTTTGGCAACCAGTTCATTTTATACTGCTTCTTCAGCAACACCTCGTACACCTACAGTAGAAAGATAGaatagcaattaatttttcgtaattatgtcttaatataattggatttttttttcacatgtTGTGAAATCCTACgtggaaatatattttatttccattaaATGTTAAAGTTGTGCCACATATAACTTATTAGTACTTGGTTATGCGTATTATtgagtataaaatttatgactgCACAAATCTCTTTCAACTGTATTGGTGCCGTTATGCCGCATAAATCCAGACGTAAATTACAAGTGAGGTCGtacatttatgaattatttaatgaattatcTGGCATAACACACATTTACCGGCATAAGCAAATGTCTTGTCTGTTTATATCAGTCTAGAGTACTATGCGCAATATCAAAAACCGTAATATCACAAATCTGCCTTGGAATGCAGCCATGCGTGTCCAGAGTTAGCTTCAAAGTGATAAAAGtcgataaacaaaatatatcgcTCTATCTCAGCCATTCGTGCGGGATAAACTCGATCTTAGGCTCTCTAGTAGACCAAACAATAACATCTATCATCTTGTTACAGCGGCGTTATAAACAAGTTAAAACCTCTTATGTAAGTGCATTTGCTTATCTTGGTCTCGTGAGGACaacgtttaataatattttgcgataacgacatttttatttaacatcgAACAAGCGACGGAAGTGATTTGTCATCAAATTCATAAGAAATGTCTGAAACCACGACGCGGGACTCtagaaaaagtaattaatgcTGGATGTGCGTGGCACATCGTAACCAATGCAAATTGCCGGCGGAAAATAGGACTATGCACTAGCGATGCGTTGCGTCGCGCGCACGTGCGAGTCCCCCTTGAGCGTGCACGGCCCACGCGGTTTTACCCCGACGCGACGCCGCGCTGCAATTAATTACGGAATCGCGGTCGCGAGTGGAGCTCTCGTCTCTCACCTTCGAGTAAACTATGCACACGTCCTTGAAAGTCTTATTGAAGTGATTTTGCGCGACTCGCAATTGCGTTCGCACCCTCTTCATGATGTTGCTCGAGTCGTTGGAATTAAGCATCCTTCGCGAGGCCGCCAGCCGGGTGCCACAAGGCTGAAACCAGGGTTCTATGCCACTGGAGTTTGGCGCAAATTGTAGTTCGTTCGCGGATGTCCCCGATGCCGAGGTTAACCGGAATTCAGACGAAATCAGGAAGAAGGCAAAACTCGTGAGAATAATCGTTTGTGCCACTGAGTCTGTAATTGAGAATAGAAACTGTCGTCAGAAAAGTATTGAAAGAcataattgattgaaaataaaactcTCTCTTGTGCAactattttgcattttttaattgtttttttgaaaagaatgttGTATAATACTACACTGATTCTAATATAAacgtaaagataaaaatataaatagcatttataattgaattttttattgttgaatTCACTGATATGATATTAGCAAAT
Proteins encoded in this window:
- the LOC105832166 gene encoding uncharacterized protein LOC105832166 isoform X1, which translates into the protein MIFVLLVAGAFALATLRRYSVAQTIILTSFAFFLISSEFRLTSASGTSANELQFAPNSSGIEPWFQPCGTRLAASRRMLNSNDSSNIMKRVRTQLRVAQNHFNKTFKDVCIVYSKVYEVLLKKQYKMNWLPKRQPEWYHRELWCSEKGKKAERALPYLYEALQRFSITFHYLREFHLNSSIDVTRGIFKRRTKIIDKAHNQVLRLLCEVEAAMINLELRTSNVNALVVTDNLQWAKEGDLTLMLIQDWGVIKLYHTFLKDWVKVFRNATSNNGCYRNIKSLALIPNMPRKWFNEKGTRMPKMRKRKPTRKPGRNNTLRQNLRKGSQRNRLMKKQKGPTLRNNP
- the LOC105832166 gene encoding uncharacterized protein LOC105832166 isoform X2 is translated as MWIDSVAQTIILTSFAFFLISSEFRLTSASGTSANELQFAPNSSGIEPWFQPCGTRLAASRRMLNSNDSSNIMKRVRTQLRVAQNHFNKTFKDVCIVYSKVYEVLLKKQYKMNWLPKRQPEWYHRELWCSEKGKKAERALPYLYEALQRFSITFHYLREFHLNSSIDVTRGIFKRRTKIIDKAHNQVLRLLCEVEAAMINLELRTSNVNALVVTDNLQWAKEGDLTLMLIQDWGVIKLYHTFLKDWVKVFRNATSNNGCYRNIKSLALIPNMPRKWFNEKGTRMPKMRKRKPTRKPGRNNTLRQNLRKGSQRNRLMKKQKGPTLRNNP